Proteins found in one Dehalococcoidia bacterium genomic segment:
- a CDS encoding LemA family protein has translation MIAVYVIIGVVVVLGIILFMQYNSLVGLRNQVKNSWSQIDVQLKRRHDLIPNLVETAKGYMKHERETMEAVTKARTSAVEASGHGVGQQAKAEGELSGILTRFFAVAENYPDLKANQNFLALQEELTTTENKISFARQFYNDGVMNLNNKVQMFPSNLVAGITGFKAGEFFELEAPVEREVPKVSFT, from the coding sequence ATGATAGCGGTGTATGTAATCATTGGGGTTGTTGTGGTGCTGGGGATCATACTCTTCATGCAGTACAACTCGCTGGTGGGGCTGAGGAACCAGGTGAAAAACTCCTGGTCTCAGATCGATGTCCAGCTCAAGCGGAGGCACGACCTGATACCCAACCTGGTGGAGACGGCCAAGGGCTATATGAAACATGAGCGGGAAACGATGGAGGCGGTAACCAAGGCCAGGACCTCGGCAGTAGAGGCCAGCGGTCACGGTGTGGGCCAGCAGGCGAAGGCGGAAGGCGAGCTGAGCGGTATCCTGACGCGGTTCTTCGCTGTTGCGGAAAACTACCCCGACCTTAAGGCAAATCAAAACTTCCTCGCCCTTCAGGAAGAGCTTACCACCACCGAGAACAAGATAAGCTTCGCCCGGCAGTTCTATAATGACGGGGTAATGAACCTGAACAACAAGGTCCAGATGTTTCCATCCAATTTGGTGGCTGGTATAACCGGTTTCAAGGCGGGGGAATTCTTTGAGCTGGAAGCGCCCGTAGAGCGAGAGGTTCCAAAGGTAAGCTTCACCTAA
- a CDS encoding zf-TFIIB domain-containing protein, with amino-acid sequence MRCPVCKEPMIIVEHEQIELDYCTTCLGVWFDAGELALLLESLDMEVGELNIADIMTMPEKAIAEKKRRCPVCAKKMRKAAIGHEPEVVIDVCPQGEGLWFDGGELGQVIKQRVDKSLAESGISDRVVTFLGEVFQARE; translated from the coding sequence GTGCGCTGCCCGGTATGCAAAGAGCCCATGATCATAGTGGAACACGAGCAAATCGAGCTCGATTACTGTACTACATGCCTCGGTGTCTGGTTCGATGCGGGGGAGCTGGCACTCCTGCTGGAATCGCTGGACATGGAGGTGGGCGAGCTCAATATAGCAGACATAATGACCATGCCGGAAAAGGCTATAGCAGAGAAGAAACGCAGGTGCCCTGTCTGTGCAAAGAAAATGCGAAAAGCTGCCATAGGCCACGAGCCTGAGGTAGTTATCGATGTGTGCCCACAGGGAGAGGGCCTGTGGTTCGATGGGGGTGAATTGGGCCAGGTAATAAAACAGCGCGTGGATAAATCCTTAGCGGAGTCAGGCATATCCGATAGGGTGGTCACCTTCCTGGGAGAAGTATTCCAGGCAAGAGAATAA